One part of the Ursus arctos isolate Adak ecotype North America unplaced genomic scaffold, UrsArc2.0 scaffold_16, whole genome shotgun sequence genome encodes these proteins:
- the MAFB gene encoding transcription factor MafB, producing the protein MAAELSMGPELPTSPLAMEYVNDFDLLKFDVKKEPLGRAERPGRPCTRLQPAGSVSSTPLSTPCSSVPSSPSFSPTEQKTHLEDLYWMASNYQQMNPEALNLTPEDAVEALIGSHPVPQPLQSFDGFRGAHHHHHHHHPHPHHAYPGAGVPHDDLGPHAHPHHHHHHQASPPPSSAASPAQQLPTSHPGPGPHAAAAATATGGSGSVEDRFSDDQLVSMSVRELNRHLRGFTKDEVIRLKQKRRTLKNRGYAQSCRYKRVQQKHHLENEKTQLIQQVEQLKQEVSRLARERDAYKVKCEKLANSGFREAGSTSDSPSSPEFFL; encoded by the coding sequence ATGGCCGCGgagctgagcatggggcctgagCTGCCCACCAGCCCGCTGGCCATGGAGTACGTCAACGACTTCGACCTGCTCAAGTTCGACGTGAAGAAGGAGCCGCTGGGGCGCGCGGAGCGCCCGGGCCGGCCCTGCACGCGCCTGCAGCCAGCCGGCTCGGTGTCGTCCACACCACTCAGCACGCCGTGTAGCTCGGTGCCCTCGTCGCCCAGCTTCAGCCCAACCGAACAGAAGACTCACCTCGAGGACCTGTACTGGATGGCGAGCAACTACCAGCAGATGAACCCCGAGGCGCTCAACCTGACGCCTGAGGACGCGGTGGAGGCGCTCATCGGCTCGCACCCAGTGCCACAGCCGTTGCAGAGCTTCGACGGCTTCCGCGGCGcgcaccaccatcaccaccaccaccacccacaccCGCACCACGCGTACCCGGGCGCCGGCGTGCCCCACGACGACCTGGGCCCGCACGCGCAcccgcaccaccaccaccaccaccaagcgTCGCCGCCGCCGTCCAGCGCAGCCAGCCCAGCGCAGCAGCTGCCCACCAGCCACCCTGGGCCTGGGCCGCACGCGGCCGCCGCGGCGACGGCGaccggcggcagcggcagcgtgGAGGACCGCTTCTCCGACGACCAGCTCGTGTCCATGTCAGTGCGCGAGCTGAACCGCCACCTGCGGGGCTTCACCAAGGACGAGGTGATCCGCCTGAAGCAGAAGCGGCGGACCCTGAAGAACCGGGGCTACGCCCAGTCGTGCAGGTATAAACGCGTCCAGCAGAAACACCACCTGGAGAACGAGAAGACGCAGCTCATTCAGCAGGTGGAGCAGCTTAAGCAGGAGGTGTCCCGGCTGGCCCGCGAAAGAGACGCCTACAAGGTCAAGTGCGAGAAACTCGCCAACTCCGGCTTCAGGGAGGCGGGCTCCACCAGCGACAGCCCCTCCTCTCCCGAGTTCTTTCTGTGA